DNA from Flavobacteriales bacterium:
AACCGGAGGACTGCCCCAGGCACCGTGGAGCGATGCGGACATGACATTGGTCGATCGCCGGGGCGTCATGAGCTCAGGCCCCATCACCCTTGAACCCGGCGAGCATGTCGATCTGCTGTTTGCATACGTGTATGCGCGCGCTGGCAGCGGAGGCGCATTCGCGAGCGTGGCCGCACTCCAAGCCCGTGTCGATTCCGTTCGTGCCTTTGCGCAAACATTGCCCATCTGGGATGTTCCCGAGAACCAGCCCTACGCCGGCATGTGCATGGACTATGCGACCATCGGAATCGCTGAAATCCTGAGCTCACGTGAGTTGACCCTCTTTCCATCGCCTGCCGATGCCGTGGCGCATTTCGCTGTTCCCGCGTCGCTGATCGGTGGCACGCTCACTATTCGTGACGCCACCGGCCGTATGGTGCTGCAGCAGCCCATTCACGCAGAGCGCAGCACCCTCGACGTGAGCGGACTTGCCATCGGGCTGTACACCTGCGAGGCCGTGGCGCGCAACCTGCGCTTGACCGGCCGGCTGATGAAGGAATGAAGCGGGCAATCGCTCGCAATGGCGGTTCACCGAGCGCCGTCGCGCGCGTTGCTCAGCGATGCTCGGCACGTGCCGCAGGCCGCACCTGCGTGGCCAGCACCCAGGCCGCGGTGGCGAGCATGCCCAGCATCAGGAGCGCATTGGCCCCGGGCCAGTGCATCGTCTTGAAGATCATCCCGCAGAGCACCGTCACAATGGCGGGTGCGAACCAGCCAGGCTTGCTGATCAGGATCGTCCATGGCCGACGTTTGCTCATAAGCCGGAGCACCAACGCTACGGCGGTGAGCAATGCGCTGCACAGCACGATGTAGCCGGCTCCCGGCCAGTGAAGGAGCTTGAACAGAACGCCGACAATGAGACCGGCCAGTCCGAATGCGCGGAGATTCATGGTGAAGCGGTTTTGTTCCTCTAATGCGGAACCGTCAATAGGGTAACACGGTGCTTCATAAGCCCCGCGACAACGCGCGGGGCTTCCACGTTTAATGGAACAGGCCCTGAAGCGCCGCCGGATTGGAAGTGATGAGCCGTGTTTCAAGGAAACCGACCACCGCCATGATAGCTATCAGCAGGATGTCGGGAAGTTGGGCCTTCTTACGAAGGAGCAGCCATCCGAGGACTAGAAATGCGGTGAGGATCGTGATCCAACCGGTGACCCAGAAGGCCATGAACACACCTTCGGTGGTTTCGCCCCCGCTGCCTCCGCTGATACCGTATAGGAACGCGAATGCGAGGCCCAAGACGTTGCAGAGGACAGGCCAGTAGGCAAACCGCATAAAGAAGGATCACGCCACCACCTTCCTCCGGCTCATCAGCTCCTCCACCGCATCCGCCTCCACCGGGATGTCGGCGAAGAGGTCGATCGGGTTGTCCCGGGTCACCAGGATGTTGTTCTCCAGGCGGATCCCGAGCTTCTCCTCGCGGATGTAGATGCCCGGCTCCACGGTGAAGACCATGTCCGGCTGGATCATCTCGTTCCACAGGCCCACGTCGTGCACATCCAGGCCCAGGAAGTGGCTGGTGCCGTGCATGAAGTACTTCTTGTAGAGCGGACGCTCGGGGTCCTGCTTCGCCACGTCGGTCTTGTCCAGCAGGCCCAGGCCGATCAGCTCGCTCTCCATGATCTTGCCCACTTCCTTGTGGTAGTCGGCGAGCAGGGTGCCGGGGCGCAGCAGTTGCGTGGCTGCGTTCTTCACGCGCAGCACCGCGTTGTACACGTCCTTCTGGCGTTTGGTGAAGCGGCCGTTCACGGGGATGCAGCGGGTGAGGTCGCTGGCGTAACCGCCGTACTCGCAGCCGAAGTCCATCAGGATCACATCGCCGTCGTTGCACACCTGATCGTTGGTGATGTAGTGCAGCACGCAGGCGTTGTAGCCGCTGGCGATGATGGGCGTGTAGGCGTGGCCGCGCGAGCCGTTGCGCAGGAACTCGTGCGTGATCTCCGCTTCGATGGCGTACTCCTTCACGCCGGGCTTCACGAAGCCGCATACCCGCTCGAAGGCCTTGCCGGTGATGGCGATGGCGCGCTTCATCTGCGCCACCTCCTCCTGCGTCTTGCGGCTGCGGATGCGGTGCATGATGGGCGCGCTGCGCTTCACGCTGTGCAGCGGGTATTGCACGCGCAGCTCCTTGTTCTTGCGGTCCTCGCGCGTCTCCACCTCGTTGTGCTGGCGCAGGTGCTCGTTGCTGTTCAGGACCAGGTGCTCGCACTGCGGCACCAGGCGCTTGATGGTGGCCTCATAGCTGCTCGTCCACAGCACCGTGGCGATGCCGCTGAGGTCGCGCGCCTCCTGCTGGCTGAACTTGGCGCCCTCCCAGATGGCGATCAGCTCGCTGGTCTCGCGCACGAAGAGGATCTCGCGGTCCTTCGGGTCCACCGCATCGGGGAAGAGCAGCAGGATCGTCTCCTCCTGGTCGATGCCCGTGAGGTAGAAGATGTCGCTCGCCTGCTTGAACGGCATCGTGCCATCGGCGCTGGTGGGCATGATGTCGTTGCTGTGGAACACGGCCAGACTGCCTTTCTCCAGGTGCTGGCGGAAGCGGAGGCGGTGCTCGCGGTAGGTGGACGCAGAGAGCGGTGTGTAGCGCATAGGGCGAAGGTATGGAGGGCGCGAAGCTTCAATGCTCAAGCTACAAGCATCAAGGCCCAAGGCACGCCGTTGAAGCTTGGGACCTTAGCCTTGTGACTTGAGGCTTGTTCTGGGCGTGCCGGCTCGAGGACTCGCCGTCGGGCTATCCGCTGCAAGTCCGCACTCGTCGTTCCTCCTCGCTTACGGGCTTTCCGCTTCTATCCCTCACGCGGTACATCTTCCCCAGGAGCCCTTGCCCAAATGGGGCTATACCACCTTCATCGCCTTGGCTCCTTATCCTTGTGATCACCTAGCCGATCCCCATGCCCCACATCCTCGTCTCCATCTCCCTTTCCCCCGAAGGCATGGCACACATCCGGTCCACCCCGGACCTGCAGAAGGCCGAGATGGAGTACGTCAACCGGTGGAAGGAAGAGGGACTCCTCGAGAGCTTCTTCATTAGCACCGACCGGACGGGGGCGTTCCTGCTCCTGAGCGGGGTGGAGCTGGGCCGGGCGAAGGAACTGGTCGGCGATCTGCCGTACTTCCCCTACATGGCCCAGGTGCACTATTTCGAGCTGGACAAGCAGTTCTGAGAAGCTTAACCACAGAGGCACGGAGAGCACAGAGGGGTCATCAGCCATGATGGAGTCGCATTTCTCTGTGTCCTCTGTGCCTCTGTGGTGAACTTGTAAGGCACTTGAGGCATGCCCAAACCCAACAAGACCCAGGCCACCACCGCCAGCGTCTCCGCCTTCATCGACAAGCACCCCAAGGAGGAGATGCGTGATGACAGCCGGGTGCTGATCAACCTGATGCAGGAGCTTACCGGCGAGGAGCCGCACATGTACGGCCCGAGCATCATCGGCTTCGGCACCTACCACTACACCTATGCGAGCGGCCATTCGGGCAGCGCACCCCTCGCGGCCTTCAGTCCGCGCAAGCCGGAGCTGGTGATCTACCTGGCCCAGGAGGCCTTGGAAGCGGATGTGCTGGCCAAGCTGGGCAAGCACAAGGCCACGAAGGGCTGCCTCTACGTGAAGCGCTTGGCCGACATCGACCTGAAGGTGCTGCAGACGCTGATCAGGAAGTCCATCGCGACCACGAGGAAAGCATACCCGTCCGGCTGAGGACCAGGGGGATACCGGTTCGCCAGCGCCTGTTACCTTCGCGCCGCGAACGCTTCCACCCCGTTCGCTGTTGCAAGGACATGGCACGAAGCGCTCTCCTCGGATCATCGCTGGCGAAGAAGTATTGGATGGCCCTTACGGGCCTTTTCCTTGTCGTGTTCCTGTTCGCCCACCTGGCCGGCAACCTGCAGCTGCTGGACATGAGCCCCGAGGGACAGCTCAAGTTCAACGCCTACGCCAAGTTCATGACCTCCTTCCCCCTCGTGAAGGCGGTGAGCTACCTGCTCTACTTCAGCATCCTGTTCCATGCCTTCGACGGCTTCCTGCTGACGATCCAGAACCGCAAGGCGCGCCCAGTGCGCTATATGAAGGAGAACGCCGCGGCGAACAGGAGCTGGGCCAGCAACAACATGGCGCTGCTCGGCACGCTTATCCTGGTCTTCCTGGTGATCCACATGAAGAGCTTCTGGTTCGAGATGCACTGGGGCGACATCGGGACGGACACCGACGGCAACAAGGATCTTTACACCGTGGTGGCCGCGGCCTTCAGCCAGCTCTGGTACGTGGCGCTCTACGTGGTGATGATGACGGTGCTGGCCTTCCACCTGCTGCACGGGTTCCAGAGCGCCTTCCAGAGCCTGGGCCTCAACCATCCGCGCTACACTCCGGTGATCAAGAACATCGGCGTATTCATCGCCGTTGTGGTGCCCGTTTTCTTCGCACTCATCCCCGTGTGGATGTTCGTGAACCGCTGACCTCCACCCGCATGCTTCGCGCCAGTTGCCACCTGTCAATCGTCCGCACCGCGTGCCAGCGGCTTGACAAGGGGTTTTGGAGAACCGACAATCGCATTCCATGAGCAAGCTCGACAGCAAGATCCCTCCCGGTCCCATCGACAAGAAGTGGACCTACCACAAGGGGCACATGCGCATCGTGGCGCCAGCGAACAAGCGCCGCATCGATGTCATCGTGGTGGGCACCGGCCTGGCCGGTGGTGCCGCCGCGGCCTCGTTGGCGGAGATGGGCTACAACGTGAAGGCCTTCTGCTTCCAGGACAGCGCCCGGCGCGCCCACAGCATCGCCGCGCAGGGGGGCATCAATGCCGCCAAGAACTACATGAACGACGGTGACAGCACGTACCGTCTGTTCTACGACACCGTGAAGGGCGGCGATTACCGGGCCCGCGAGGCCAACGTGTACCGACTGGCTGAGGTGAGCGCCAACATCATCGACCAGTGCGTGGCGCAGGGAGTGCCCTTCGCCCGTGACTACGGCGGACTGCTGGACAACCGCTCCTTCGGCGGGGTGCAGGTGAGCCGCACCTTCTATGCCCGCGGACAGACCGGCCAGCAGCTGCTGCTCGGTGCCTACAGCGCGCTGATGCGCCAGGTGGGCAAGGGCACGGTGAAGATGTACGACCGCCACGAGATGCTCGATGTGGTGATCGTGGACGGCAAGGCGCGCGGCATCATCGCCCGCAACCTGATCACCGGCGAGATCGAGCGGCACGGCGCGCATGCGGTGCTGCTGTGCACCGGCGGCTATGGCAACGTGTTCTTCCTGAGCACGAACGCCATGGGCAGCAACGTCACCGCCGCGTGGAAGGCGCACAAGCGCGGGGCCTTCTTCGGCAACCCCTGCTACACGCAGATCCACCCCACCTGCATCCCGGTGAGCGGCACGCACCAGAGCAAGCTCACGCTGATGTCCGAATCGCTCCGCAACGACGGACGCATATGGGTGCCCGCCAAGCTCGATGACGCGAAGGCGATCCGGGAAGGCAAGAAGAAAGGCAGCGACATCCCCGAGGCCGACCGCGACTACTACCTGGAGCGCCGCTACCCGGCCTTCGGCAACCTGGTGCCGCGCGACGTGGCCAGCCGTGCCGCCAAGGAGCGTTGCGATGCGGGCTTCGGTGTGAACAAGACCGGTGAGGCCGTGTATCTCGACTTCAGCGCGGCCATCGAGCGCTACGGCAAGCTCCAGGCGAACATCCTGAAGCTGGAGAACCCCAGCAAGGAGAAGATCCGCGAGCTGGGCGAGGCGGTCGTGAGCGAGAAGTACGGGAACCTCTTCGACATGTACGAGAACATCGTCGGCGAGAACCCCTATAAGGAGCCGATGAAGATCTACCCCGCCGTGCACTACACCATGGGCGGCCTGTGGGTGGATTACAACCTGCAGACCACCGTACCGGGCCTCTTCGCGCTGGGCGAGGCCAACTTCAGCGACCACGGCGCCAATCGCCTCGGTGCCTCAGCGCTGATGCAGGGCCTGGCCGACGGCTACTTCGTGATCCCCTACACCGTGGGCGATTACCTGGCCGACGACATCCGCACCGGCCCCATCGACACCAAGCGTCCCGAGTTCGACGCCGCCGAGAAGGAGGTGACCGACCGCATCAACCACTTCATCAACAACAAGGGCACCAAGCCGGTGGATGAGTTCCACCGCCGACTGGGCAAGGTGATGTGGGACAAGTGCGGCATGGCGCGCAACGAGCAGGGCCTGAAGGAGGCCATCCAGGAGATCCGCCAGATCCGTGCGGAGTTCTGGAAGGATGTGCGCGTACCCGCCAAGGCCAACGAGTTCAACCAGGAACTGGAGAAGGCCGGTCGTGTGGCCGACTTCCTGGAGCTGGGCGAGCTGATGTGCATGGACGCGCTGCACCGGAACGAGAGCTGCGGCGGCCATTTCCGCGAGGAGTACCAGGAGATGGAGGGGCCGCAGCAGGGCGAGGCCAAGCGCGACGATGCCAACTTCGCCTACGTGGCCGCCTGGGAGTGGCTGGGCGAGGCCGGCAAGGCCGAGCTGCACAAGGAGCCGCTCACCTTCGAGGAGGTGAAACTGACGCAGCGGAGCTACAAGTAGGTGAATGGCGAATGGTCATTGGTGAATGGGAAATACCCGGAGCTGACATGAGCCAGGAACGACTGGATGCCTTCAATGAACTCTGCGTGGTGGAGCCGAACGAGCCCTATGGGTCCATCAGCAGCTACCGTGACCTCATCATCTGGCAACACTCCATGGACACCACAGAGATGGTGTATGAGTTCGCGGCGCTGCTGCCCAACGAGGAGCGTTTCGGCCTGGTCAGCCAAATGTGCCGGGCGGCGGTTTCCATGCCTGCCAACATCGCAGAAGGATGGGGCCGCGGCACCAGTAGTGATCGCCAACTGCTCAGTTACCTCCGGATCACGCGTGGTTCACTGTACGAGCTCGAAACACATCTGGAACTTGCTCGTCGGCTATACCGCAAGCTCCGCTTGGACCCTACGCCGATCACATCTCGCCTCACCTCGATAGCGCGGATGTTGAACAAAATGATCGTGAAGATCGAGGCCCGTTACGAATCACTTCGCAAGGACCGTGATGGCAGATGAGGCCTGCCCATTCGCCATTCACCATTGACCATTCACCATGAAACTGACACTGAAGATCTGGCGCCAGAACGGTCCCAACGATAAGGGCCGCATGGAGACCTATCCCGTGAACGACGTGTCCGAGGACATGTCCTTCCTGGAGATGCTGGACGTGCTGAACGACCAGCTGATCCGCGAGGGCAAGGACCCGGTCGCCTTCGACCACGACTGCCGCGAGGGCATCTGTGGCATGTGCAGCCTGTTCATCAATGGTGAACCCCACGGCCCGGGCCGCGGCATCACCACCTGCCAGTTGCACATGCGCAAGTTCAAGGATGGGGACACCATATTCATCGAGCCTTGGCGCAGCGCGGCCTTCCCCGTGATCAAGGACCTGGCCGTGAACCGCGGGTCCTTCGATCGCATCCAGGCCGCCGGCGGTTTCGTCAGTGTGAACACCAGCGGGAACCTGGTGGACGGCAACGCGGTGCCCATCCCGAAGGATGATGCCGATAAGGCCTTCGACGCCGCTACCTGCATCGGCTGTGGGGCCTGCGTGGCCACCTGCCCCAACGGCAGCGCCATGCTCTTCGTGGCCGCCAAGGTGAGCCAGTTCGCCCTGCTGCCCCAGGGTCGTCCCGAGGCCAAGCGCCGCGTGCTGGCCATGGTGGACCAGATGGACAAGGAGGGCTTCGGCAACTGCAGCAACACCGGCGCCTGCGAGGTGGAATGCCCCAAGGGCATCAGCTTGGAGCACATCGCCCGCATGAACAGGGAATACCTGGCGGCGAGCGTGACGAAGGAGTGAAAGATCACTGATGAACTACTGGAAAGGCCGTCATCGACGGCCTTTCTTGTTCCCTACCTATGGCCCGTGGTGAACTCGGACCCGCGTCCATTTAGCTTAGCCGAGCATGCGGTTGACCAGCAAGCTCCCCCACGTCGGCACCACCATCTTCACGGTGATGAGCAAGCTCGCGCAGGAGTGCGGCGCCATCAACCTGAGCCAGGGCTTCCCCGACTTCCCCATCGACAGCAGGCTCATCGAGTTGGTGGACAAGGCCATGCGGGCCGGGCACAACCAGTACGCGCCCATGCCGGGTCTGCCGGCCTTGCGGGAGGCCATCGCGGTCAAGGTGAAGCGGCTGTACGGCTTCAACTATGATCCCGACACGGAGGTGACGGTGACAGCGGGCGGTACCCAGGCCATCTTCACGGCCCTGGGGGCGGTCGTCCATCCCGGCGATGAGGTGATCATCATCGATCCTGCCTATGACTGCTACGCGCCCACGGTGGAGCTGTTCGGCGGCAGGCCGGTGCATGTGCGCCTGGGTGCGGACATGAAGTTCGATGCGGGAGCGGTGAAGGCGGCCATCACGCCCCGCACCCGCATGCTGATGATCAACACGCCGCACAACCCGGCAGGCACCATCCTGCGCGATGCGGACATGCGGCGGATCGCCGACCTGCTGCGCGGCACCGACATCCTGCTGCTGAGCGACGAGGTTTACGAGCACTTGGTCTTCGATGGCGAGCCCCACGCTTCCGCGATCAACTACCCGGAGCTGCGCGAACGCGCCTTTGTGATCTTCAGCTTCGGCAAGGTGTTCCACGTCACCGGCTGGAAGATGGGCTATGCCCTGGCCCCGAAGGCCCTGATGGCTGAGTTCCGCAAGGTGCACCAGTTCAACGTGTTCAGCGCGAACACACCGATGCAGCATGCCTTGGCGGCCTACATGCAGGAGCCCGCGCATTACGAGCAGGTCTCGGCCTTCTACCAGGCCAAGCGGGATCGCTTCGTGGCCGGCATGAGGAACTCGCGGTTCACGCTGCTGCCCTGCGAGGGCTCGTACTTCCAGACGGCCGATTACAGTGCCATCAGCGACGAGGGCGATCGGGCCTTTGCCGAACGCGTGGCGAGGGAGTTCGGGGTGGCGACGATCCCGCTTTCTCCCTTCTACCAGGAGCCTCCGCCCGGTCAACGACTGCTGCGCTTCTGCTTCGCCAAGCAGGACGCTACCTTGGACGCAGCGATCGAGAAGCTATGCAGGATCTGAGGGTAACGCTGGTGCAGAGCCACCTGCACTGGGAGGATGCCGCGGAGAACCGCGCGCTCTTCACCGCCAAGTTCAAGGACCTTCGCGGTGCCACCGACCTGGTGGTGCTTCCGGAGATGTTCACCACGGGCTTCACCATGCGTAGCCGTGAGCTCGCCGAACGCATGGATGGCCGTACGGTGACGTGGATGAAGGAACAGGCCCAAGCGATGGATGCAGCGCTCTATGGCAGCGTCATCATCCGGGAAGGCGATCACTGTTACAACCGGGGCTTGTTCGTCACGCCGGATGGCACGGTGACGACCTACGACAAGCGGCACCTGTTCCGCTTTGCGAAAGAGACGGACCACTACACCGCCGGTGCCGAACGCGTGGTGGTGGAATGGCGTGGCTGGCGTATCCTGCTGCAGATCTGCTTCGACCTGCGCTTCCCGGTGTTCGCGCGCAACCGCGGCGATTACGATGCCATCCTCTACGTGGCCAACTGGCCCGAGGTGCGCCGCTACCCGTGGAGCCAGCTGCTTATCGCACGGGCCATCGAGAACCAATCCTACGTGGTGGGGGTGAACCGCGTTGGCCAGGACGGCAATGGCCACCTCTATTCCGGCGATACCGCGGTGGTCGATCCGCGGGGCGCGGTGCAAGGGCTCCAGGCAGGGAGCGAAGGCGTGCTGACCGTCCGTTTCGACGGCATGGCGCTGGATGACTTCCGTGCCAAATTCCCGGTAGCCCTCGAGGCCGATGCATTCGACCTCAGGCTCTGAGCGGGACCGTCAGCGCAGGACCTGGATGTGGCCCATCTGCGTCTGGGTCACCCCCACCGTGCCGTCCTCGTCGAGGTAGAACTGGTATTCGAGTCGCCAGACGTAGACATCGTTCTTCACCGGTTCGCCGCGGTACATGCCATCCCATCCCACACTCGCATCGTCTGTCTCGAACAGCAGTTCGCCCCACCGGTTGTGCACCACCAGATGGATGGAGGCGATGCTCTTCCCGACCGGCATGAACACATCATTGATGCCATCGCCGTTGGGGGTGAAGGTGTTGGGCACGAAGAGGGTCGCCGGGCAGAACTCGATGACCTGTGCGGAATCCGCAGTGGCGCAATCGTAGGCATTCCGTACGTGCACGTAGTACCAGCCGTAGGCACTGGCCATGATCACGCGATTCGTCTCGCCTGTGCTCCACGTGTAGGAGGAGCCCGGGTTCCCGGCGTCTATGACCACGTATTTCGGCTCATCGTCCAGGCAGGTGTGGAATTCGCGCACGGCCATGCGGACGGGCGATGGGTTGAAGAGCACGGTGATGGCATCGCTGCGCTGGCAGTATCCGTTGCTGACGCTCACGCTGTATGTGCCGGCGTGGCGAACGGAGAGGTAGCGGCCGGTCGCCCCGGTGCTCCAGAGTCCGGTTCCGCCATCGCCTGCATCGAGCAGGAGCTCCTGGCCATCGCACAGTACCGTATCCAGGCCGAGCTCAACGGCCGGGGGCGCCATCAGCGTCACGGAGGCTTCATGGGTGGCGGTGCACCCGTTCGGCGCGGTGACCTGCACGCTGAAGGAGCCGCTGGCGGCAGCCGTGATGGTCTGGGTGGTGGCGCCGGTGCTCCAGAGGAATGCGCTTCCGGCATTGCCGGCGTCAAGCGTCGGTGGGGTATCGATGCAGGCGGTGGCATCCTCCAGGGCATCGATGGGGCCGGGCATCACCGAGAGGGTGATCGTATCATCCGCAGCACAGGACCCATCGGTGACGGTCACGGCGTAGGTGCCGCTGGCCGCTGCCACGATGGTCTGCGTGGTTGAGCCATTGCTCCAGAGGTAGGCTGCACCCGGATTCCCCGCATCGAGGGTGAGCGATTGGCCCTGGCAGATGCTCGTATCGCTGCCGAGCGCAATGATCACGGCGGACTGGAGCGTGACCAGGGCATCGAAGGTGGCTGCACAGCCCTGCGGCGTGGTCACTGTCACGGCATAGGTGCCGGTGGCATCGGGCGTGATGCTCTGCGTGGTGGCGCCGGTGCTCCAGAGGTAGCTGCAGCCGGGATTGCCGGCGCTGAGCGTGGGCGGCGCGGTGATGCAAGCGGTGACATCCGTGAGGGGGTCGGCAGGGAGGGGGCTGAACTGCACCTCCACCGCATCGCTCGCGGCGCAGCCATTCGCATCCGTCACGGTAACCGCATAGCTGCCGCTGGAGCTGACCTGTATCGATGGTGTCTGAGCACCGGTGCTCCAGAGGATGGTGGCGCCCGCATTGCCGGCGTTGAGCGTCTGCGATGCGCTGCCGCAGATGCTCAGATCGGGGCCGAGCTCCACCGACGGGAGCGGATGCAGGGTGACGTTGAAGGTGGTGGCGGCCTCGCAGCCGAGGGTATCCGTCATGGTCACAGTATGCGGGCCGCTCTGTACCGGAGTGATGGCGGGCGTCACGGCGCCGGTGCTCCAGGAGTAGACCACGGCGGGCACCGGTGCAGTGAGTATGAGCGGAACATCCGCGCAGGTGCTCACTGAAATCTCGTCGGGAACCGAGGCGAAGGCCCGTGTGATGGTGACCTGTGCGCTTACGGAGCAGCCGATGGGATCGCTCACCGTCACGGAGTAGGTAGCGGTGGCATCGGTGAGGATCGTGGGCGATTGGATATTGGCCGCGTTCAGGTTCGCTGCGGGCGACCAGCTGTAGATGGGGTTGGGCACGTTGTGCTCCACGTTGAGCGGGTGGCCCAGCGCGGTGCAGAGCGTCAGGTCGGGACCGGCCGTCGCCGTGTAGCCGGTGTTCACCGTGAT
Protein-coding regions in this window:
- a CDS encoding aminopeptidase P family protein, with translation MRYTPLSASTYREHRLRFRQHLEKGSLAVFHSNDIMPTSADGTMPFKQASDIFYLTGIDQEETILLLFPDAVDPKDREILFVRETSELIAIWEGAKFSQQEARDLSGIATVLWTSSYEATIKRLVPQCEHLVLNSNEHLRQHNEVETREDRKNKELRVQYPLHSVKRSAPIMHRIRSRKTQEEVAQMKRAIAITGKAFERVCGFVKPGVKEYAIEAEITHEFLRNGSRGHAYTPIIASGYNACVLHYITNDQVCNDGDVILMDFGCEYGGYASDLTRCIPVNGRFTKRQKDVYNAVLRVKNAATQLLRPGTLLADYHKEVGKIMESELIGLGLLDKTDVAKQDPERPLYKKYFMHGTSHFLGLDVHDVGLWNEMIQPDMVFTVEPGIYIREEKLGIRLENNILVTRDNPIDLFADIPVEADAVEELMSRRKVVA
- a CDS encoding DUF1801 domain-containing protein encodes the protein MPKPNKTQATTASVSAFIDKHPKEEMRDDSRVLINLMQELTGEEPHMYGPSIIGFGTYHYTYASGHSGSAPLAAFSPRKPELVIYLAQEALEADVLAKLGKHKATKGCLYVKRLADIDLKVLQTLIRKSIATTRKAYPSG
- a CDS encoding succinate dehydrogenase cytochrome b subunit gives rise to the protein MARSALLGSSLAKKYWMALTGLFLVVFLFAHLAGNLQLLDMSPEGQLKFNAYAKFMTSFPLVKAVSYLLYFSILFHAFDGFLLTIQNRKARPVRYMKENAAANRSWASNNMALLGTLILVFLVIHMKSFWFEMHWGDIGTDTDGNKDLYTVVAAAFSQLWYVALYVVMMTVLAFHLLHGFQSAFQSLGLNHPRYTPVIKNIGVFIAVVVPVFFALIPVWMFVNR
- a CDS encoding fumarate reductase/succinate dehydrogenase flavoprotein subunit, whose amino-acid sequence is MSKLDSKIPPGPIDKKWTYHKGHMRIVAPANKRRIDVIVVGTGLAGGAAAASLAEMGYNVKAFCFQDSARRAHSIAAQGGINAAKNYMNDGDSTYRLFYDTVKGGDYRAREANVYRLAEVSANIIDQCVAQGVPFARDYGGLLDNRSFGGVQVSRTFYARGQTGQQLLLGAYSALMRQVGKGTVKMYDRHEMLDVVIVDGKARGIIARNLITGEIERHGAHAVLLCTGGYGNVFFLSTNAMGSNVTAAWKAHKRGAFFGNPCYTQIHPTCIPVSGTHQSKLTLMSESLRNDGRIWVPAKLDDAKAIREGKKKGSDIPEADRDYYLERRYPAFGNLVPRDVASRAAKERCDAGFGVNKTGEAVYLDFSAAIERYGKLQANILKLENPSKEKIRELGEAVVSEKYGNLFDMYENIVGENPYKEPMKIYPAVHYTMGGLWVDYNLQTTVPGLFALGEANFSDHGANRLGASALMQGLADGYFVIPYTVGDYLADDIRTGPIDTKRPEFDAAEKEVTDRINHFINNKGTKPVDEFHRRLGKVMWDKCGMARNEQGLKEAIQEIRQIRAEFWKDVRVPAKANEFNQELEKAGRVADFLELGELMCMDALHRNESCGGHFREEYQEMEGPQQGEAKRDDANFAYVAAWEWLGEAGKAELHKEPLTFEEVKLTQRSYK
- a CDS encoding four helix bundle protein, coding for MSQERLDAFNELCVVEPNEPYGSISSYRDLIIWQHSMDTTEMVYEFAALLPNEERFGLVSQMCRAAVSMPANIAEGWGRGTSSDRQLLSYLRITRGSLYELETHLELARRLYRKLRLDPTPITSRLTSIARMLNKMIVKIEARYESLRKDRDGR
- a CDS encoding succinate dehydrogenase/fumarate reductase iron-sulfur subunit, yielding MKLTLKIWRQNGPNDKGRMETYPVNDVSEDMSFLEMLDVLNDQLIREGKDPVAFDHDCREGICGMCSLFINGEPHGPGRGITTCQLHMRKFKDGDTIFIEPWRSAAFPVIKDLAVNRGSFDRIQAAGGFVSVNTSGNLVDGNAVPIPKDDADKAFDAATCIGCGACVATCPNGSAMLFVAAKVSQFALLPQGRPEAKRRVLAMVDQMDKEGFGNCSNTGACEVECPKGISLEHIARMNREYLAASVTKE
- a CDS encoding pyridoxal phosphate-dependent aminotransferase, whose amino-acid sequence is MRLTSKLPHVGTTIFTVMSKLAQECGAINLSQGFPDFPIDSRLIELVDKAMRAGHNQYAPMPGLPALREAIAVKVKRLYGFNYDPDTEVTVTAGGTQAIFTALGAVVHPGDEVIIIDPAYDCYAPTVELFGGRPVHVRLGADMKFDAGAVKAAITPRTRMLMINTPHNPAGTILRDADMRRIADLLRGTDILLLSDEVYEHLVFDGEPHASAINYPELRERAFVIFSFGKVFHVTGWKMGYALAPKALMAEFRKVHQFNVFSANTPMQHALAAYMQEPAHYEQVSAFYQAKRDRFVAGMRNSRFTLLPCEGSYFQTADYSAISDEGDRAFAERVAREFGVATIPLSPFYQEPPPGQRLLRFCFAKQDATLDAAIEKLCRI
- a CDS encoding amidohydrolase, encoding MQDLRVTLVQSHLHWEDAAENRALFTAKFKDLRGATDLVVLPEMFTTGFTMRSRELAERMDGRTVTWMKEQAQAMDAALYGSVIIREGDHCYNRGLFVTPDGTVTTYDKRHLFRFAKETDHYTAGAERVVVEWRGWRILLQICFDLRFPVFARNRGDYDAILYVANWPEVRRYPWSQLLIARAIENQSYVVGVNRVGQDGNGHLYSGDTAVVDPRGAVQGLQAGSEGVLTVRFDGMALDDFRAKFPVALEADAFDLRL